A window from Peromyscus eremicus chromosome 1, PerEre_H2_v1, whole genome shotgun sequence encodes these proteins:
- the Ttll13 gene encoding tubulin polyglutamylase TTLL13 isoform X2: MEPSTCKTSESEEDYVEEEESEEECVREEATTPNSSQQALAKADYKEFENGVTLSVVAKKIPKKILSVTDTDDLEAGRRKRKRKRRPLAINLTNCKYESVRRAAQMCGLKEVGEDEEWTVYWTDCSVSLERVMDMKRFQKINHFPGMTEICRKDLLARNLNRMQKLYPTEYNIFPRTWCLPADYGDFQAYGRQRKTRTYICKPDSGCQGRGIFITRTPKEIKPGEHMICQQYITKPFLIDGFKFDMRIYVLITSCDPLRIFMYEEGLARFATMPYVEPSHNNLEDVCMHLTNYAINKHNENFVRDDAVGSKRKLSTLNAWLREHSYDPRELWGDIEDIIIKTIISAHSVLRHNYRTCFPQYLCGGTCACFEILGFDILLDHKLKPWLLEVNHSPSFTTDSRLDREVKDALLCDAMNLVNLRGCDKKKVIEEDKRRVKERLFPCHQQPREARREQIESSQAAMQDQERYEDSHLGGYRRIYPGPDSEKYAPFFKHNGSLFQETAASKAREECARQQLEEIRLKQEQQENPGTKKRRENKDQNQGESAGEKSRSRAGTRGLVTSLAYRNRNREKELLPAHLDTMQPQDIVEEEELERMKLLLQRENLIRSLGIVEQLTRMLYPSHRGHRKLHEYRPRFHQDGLGSQELQPVNLVPLVFLRGAASEQVPPHFLQPLRPHELIPRILGPLSSMNPEIAQRSRCHLQPKNFNWIGDPAAIGHCPLSMKKSGKHYFSSSRVRLTGQGQASRRLEAINRALSGSVPPTLTPKQGYLLQPERQGSDSWTECCTLPSMVNSEHRGAKAGNLTLCPASAPVLHHSSPLLNIIQHR; the protein is encoded by the exons ATGGAGCCCAGTACCTGTAAGACCAGTGAATCTGAGGAAGACTATGTTGAGGAAGAAGAGTCTGAGGAAGAGTGTGTTAGAGAAGAAGCGAccacccccaactcttcccagcaGGCACTTGCAAAGGCTGACTATAAAGAGTTTGAGAATGGGGTTACCTTATCTGTTGTGGCCaagaaaatcccaaagaaaatcCTAAGTGTAACAGACACAGATGATTTGGAagctgggaggagaaagaggaagcgGAAACGGAG ACCCCTGGCCATCAATCTGACCAACTGCAAGTATGAGAGTG tGCGCCGGGCAGCCCAAATGTGTGGCCtgaaggaagtgggggaggatGAAGAGTGGACTGTGTACTGGACAGACTGCTCTGTCTCACTGGAACGAGTCATGGACATGAAGAGGTTTCAG AAAATCAACCACTTCCCTGGCATGACAGAAATCTGCCGCAAAGATCTGCTGGCTCGGAACCTCAATCGCATGCAGAAGCTCTACCCTACCGAGTACAACATCTTCCCACGAACCTGGTGTCTCCCTGCAGA CTATGGGGACTTCCAGGCCTACGGTCGTCAGCGGAAAACCCGCACTTATATCTGCAAGCCAGATAGCGGCTGTCAGGGGCGTGGCATCTTTATCACCAGAACCCCTAAGGAAATCAAGCCAGGAGAGCATATGATCTGCCAGCAGTACATCACCAAG CCCTTCCTCATTGATGGCTTCAAGTTTGACATGCGAATCTATGTTCTGATCACTTCCTGTGACCCTCTCCGGATCTTCATGTATGAGGAAGGCCTGGCCCGTTTTGCCACCATGCCGTATGTGGAACCTAGCCATAACAACCTG GAGGACGTGTGTATGCACCTGACCAACTATGCAATCAATAAACACAATGAGAATTTTGTCCGGGATGATGCTGTGGGCAGTAAGAG GAAGCTGTCGACACTCAATGCCTGGCTGCGAGAGCACAGCTATGACCCCCGAGAGCTGTGGGGGGACATCGAGGACATCATCATCAAAACCATCATCTCAGCCCACTCTGTTCTTCGCCACAACTACCGAACCTGTTTCCCCCAATATCTGTGTGGAGGTACATGTGCCTGCTTTGAGATCCTGGGTTTTGACATCTTACTGGACCACAAGCTCAAACCCTGGCTTCTAGAG GTAAACCACTCCCCAAGCTTCACCACAGACTCTCGCCTGGATCGAGAGGTGAAAGATGCACTTCTCTGTGATGCCATGAACCTTGTCAACCTCCGGGGCTGTGACAAAAAGAAGGTGATCGAAGAGGACAAACGTCGAGTCAAGGAGCGGCTTTTCCCATGCCACCAACAGCCACGAGAGGCCAG GCGAGAACAGATTGAGTCATCCCAGGCTGCCATGCAGGACCAGGAACGATATGAAGATTCCCACCTAGGGGGCTACCGGCGGATCTACCCTGGGCCTGACTCAGAGAAATATGCACCCTTCTTCAAGCACAATGGCTCCCTCTTCCAGGAGACTGCTGCTTCCAAGGCCAGAGAGGAGTGTGCCAG GCAGCAACTGGAAGAGATTCGCCTCAAGCAGGAACAGCAGGAGAACCCAGGCACCAAGAAGCGAAGGGAGAACAAGGACCAGAACCAGGGTGAATCAGCTGGGGAGAAAAGCCGATCCCGAGCAGGAACACGGGGCCTTGTCACCAGCTTGGCTTATAGAAACCGGAACCGGGAGAAAGAG CTGCTACCAGCACACCTGGACACCATGCAGCCTCaggacattgtggaagaggaagagctTGAGCGGATGAAGCTCCTGTTACAAAGAGAGAATCTCATCCGAAGCCTGGGTATTGTAGAGCAGCTCACTCGCATGCTGTACCCCAGCCACCGGGGCCACAGAAAGCTTCATGAGTATCGG CCTAGATTTCACCAGGACGGGCTGGGCAGTCAAGAACTGCAACCTGTGAACTTGGTCCCACTGGTGTTCCTGAGAGGGGCTGCCTCAGAACAGGTCCCTCCTCATTTCCTGCAACCACTTCGGCCCCACGAATTGATCCCCAGGATCTTAGGGCCACTATCAAGCATGAATCCCGAAATTGCACAGCGTTCTCGGTGCCATCTGCAGCCCAAGAACTTCAACTGGATAGGAGATCCAGCAGCCATTGGCCACTGTCCATTGTCAATGAAGAAATCTGGGAAGCACTATTTTTCCAGCTCTAGAGTCAGGCTCACTGGCC AAGGTCAAGCCAGCAGAAGGCTAGAAGCCATAAACCGAGCCCTGTCAGGATCAGTGCCACCCACTTTAACCCCAAAGCAGGGCTATCTTCTGCAGCCCGAAAGACAGGGAAGTGACTCATGGACCGAATGCTGCACCTTGCCCTCCATGGTAAACTCTGAACACAGAGGAGCAAAGGCTGGGAATCTCACCCTATGCCCTGCCTCTGCACCAGTGCTGCATCATTCCAGCCCACTCCTCAACATCATCCAACACAGGTAA
- the Ttll13 gene encoding tubulin polyglutamylase TTLL13 isoform X1 — MIQESQRMEPSTCKTSESEEDYVEEEESEEECVREEATTPNSSQQALAKADYKEFENGVTLSVVAKKIPKKILSVTDTDDLEAGRRKRKRKRRPLAINLTNCKYESVRRAAQMCGLKEVGEDEEWTVYWTDCSVSLERVMDMKRFQKINHFPGMTEICRKDLLARNLNRMQKLYPTEYNIFPRTWCLPADYGDFQAYGRQRKTRTYICKPDSGCQGRGIFITRTPKEIKPGEHMICQQYITKPFLIDGFKFDMRIYVLITSCDPLRIFMYEEGLARFATMPYVEPSHNNLEDVCMHLTNYAINKHNENFVRDDAVGSKRKLSTLNAWLREHSYDPRELWGDIEDIIIKTIISAHSVLRHNYRTCFPQYLCGGTCACFEILGFDILLDHKLKPWLLEVNHSPSFTTDSRLDREVKDALLCDAMNLVNLRGCDKKKVIEEDKRRVKERLFPCHQQPREARREQIESSQAAMQDQERYEDSHLGGYRRIYPGPDSEKYAPFFKHNGSLFQETAASKAREECARQQLEEIRLKQEQQENPGTKKRRENKDQNQGESAGEKSRSRAGTRGLVTSLAYRNRNREKELLPAHLDTMQPQDIVEEEELERMKLLLQRENLIRSLGIVEQLTRMLYPSHRGHRKLHEYRPRFHQDGLGSQELQPVNLVPLVFLRGAASEQVPPHFLQPLRPHELIPRILGPLSSMNPEIAQRSRCHLQPKNFNWIGDPAAIGHCPLSMKKSGKHYFSSSRVRLTGQGQASRRLEAINRALSGSVPPTLTPKQGYLLQPERQGSDSWTECCTLPSMVNSEHRGAKAGNLTLCPASAPVLHHSSPLLNIIQHR; from the exons ATGATCCAGG AATCTCAGAGGATGGAGCCCAGTACCTGTAAGACCAGTGAATCTGAGGAAGACTATGTTGAGGAAGAAGAGTCTGAGGAAGAGTGTGTTAGAGAAGAAGCGAccacccccaactcttcccagcaGGCACTTGCAAAGGCTGACTATAAAGAGTTTGAGAATGGGGTTACCTTATCTGTTGTGGCCaagaaaatcccaaagaaaatcCTAAGTGTAACAGACACAGATGATTTGGAagctgggaggagaaagaggaagcgGAAACGGAG ACCCCTGGCCATCAATCTGACCAACTGCAAGTATGAGAGTG tGCGCCGGGCAGCCCAAATGTGTGGCCtgaaggaagtgggggaggatGAAGAGTGGACTGTGTACTGGACAGACTGCTCTGTCTCACTGGAACGAGTCATGGACATGAAGAGGTTTCAG AAAATCAACCACTTCCCTGGCATGACAGAAATCTGCCGCAAAGATCTGCTGGCTCGGAACCTCAATCGCATGCAGAAGCTCTACCCTACCGAGTACAACATCTTCCCACGAACCTGGTGTCTCCCTGCAGA CTATGGGGACTTCCAGGCCTACGGTCGTCAGCGGAAAACCCGCACTTATATCTGCAAGCCAGATAGCGGCTGTCAGGGGCGTGGCATCTTTATCACCAGAACCCCTAAGGAAATCAAGCCAGGAGAGCATATGATCTGCCAGCAGTACATCACCAAG CCCTTCCTCATTGATGGCTTCAAGTTTGACATGCGAATCTATGTTCTGATCACTTCCTGTGACCCTCTCCGGATCTTCATGTATGAGGAAGGCCTGGCCCGTTTTGCCACCATGCCGTATGTGGAACCTAGCCATAACAACCTG GAGGACGTGTGTATGCACCTGACCAACTATGCAATCAATAAACACAATGAGAATTTTGTCCGGGATGATGCTGTGGGCAGTAAGAG GAAGCTGTCGACACTCAATGCCTGGCTGCGAGAGCACAGCTATGACCCCCGAGAGCTGTGGGGGGACATCGAGGACATCATCATCAAAACCATCATCTCAGCCCACTCTGTTCTTCGCCACAACTACCGAACCTGTTTCCCCCAATATCTGTGTGGAGGTACATGTGCCTGCTTTGAGATCCTGGGTTTTGACATCTTACTGGACCACAAGCTCAAACCCTGGCTTCTAGAG GTAAACCACTCCCCAAGCTTCACCACAGACTCTCGCCTGGATCGAGAGGTGAAAGATGCACTTCTCTGTGATGCCATGAACCTTGTCAACCTCCGGGGCTGTGACAAAAAGAAGGTGATCGAAGAGGACAAACGTCGAGTCAAGGAGCGGCTTTTCCCATGCCACCAACAGCCACGAGAGGCCAG GCGAGAACAGATTGAGTCATCCCAGGCTGCCATGCAGGACCAGGAACGATATGAAGATTCCCACCTAGGGGGCTACCGGCGGATCTACCCTGGGCCTGACTCAGAGAAATATGCACCCTTCTTCAAGCACAATGGCTCCCTCTTCCAGGAGACTGCTGCTTCCAAGGCCAGAGAGGAGTGTGCCAG GCAGCAACTGGAAGAGATTCGCCTCAAGCAGGAACAGCAGGAGAACCCAGGCACCAAGAAGCGAAGGGAGAACAAGGACCAGAACCAGGGTGAATCAGCTGGGGAGAAAAGCCGATCCCGAGCAGGAACACGGGGCCTTGTCACCAGCTTGGCTTATAGAAACCGGAACCGGGAGAAAGAG CTGCTACCAGCACACCTGGACACCATGCAGCCTCaggacattgtggaagaggaagagctTGAGCGGATGAAGCTCCTGTTACAAAGAGAGAATCTCATCCGAAGCCTGGGTATTGTAGAGCAGCTCACTCGCATGCTGTACCCCAGCCACCGGGGCCACAGAAAGCTTCATGAGTATCGG CCTAGATTTCACCAGGACGGGCTGGGCAGTCAAGAACTGCAACCTGTGAACTTGGTCCCACTGGTGTTCCTGAGAGGGGCTGCCTCAGAACAGGTCCCTCCTCATTTCCTGCAACCACTTCGGCCCCACGAATTGATCCCCAGGATCTTAGGGCCACTATCAAGCATGAATCCCGAAATTGCACAGCGTTCTCGGTGCCATCTGCAGCCCAAGAACTTCAACTGGATAGGAGATCCAGCAGCCATTGGCCACTGTCCATTGTCAATGAAGAAATCTGGGAAGCACTATTTTTCCAGCTCTAGAGTCAGGCTCACTGGCC AAGGTCAAGCCAGCAGAAGGCTAGAAGCCATAAACCGAGCCCTGTCAGGATCAGTGCCACCCACTTTAACCCCAAAGCAGGGCTATCTTCTGCAGCCCGAAAGACAGGGAAGTGACTCATGGACCGAATGCTGCACCTTGCCCTCCATGGTAAACTCTGAACACAGAGGAGCAAAGGCTGGGAATCTCACCCTATGCCCTGCCTCTGCACCAGTGCTGCATCATTCCAGCCCACTCCTCAACATCATCCAACACAGGTAA
- the Ttll13 gene encoding tubulin polyglutamylase TTLL13 isoform X3, whose translation MIQESQRMEPSTCKTSESEEDYVEEEESEEECVREEATTPNSSQQALAKADYKEFENGVTLSVVAKKIPKKILSVTDTDDLEAGRRKRKRKRRPLAINLTNCKYESVRRAAQMCGLKEVGEDEEWTVYWTDCSVSLERVMDMKRFQKINHFPGMTEICRKDLLARNLNRMQKLYPTEYNIFPRTWCLPADYGDFQAYGRQRKTRTYICKPDSGCQGRGIFITRTPKEIKPGEHMICQQYITKPFLIDGFKFDMRIYVLITSCDPLRIFMYEEGLARFATMPYVEPSHNNLEDVCMHLTNYAINKHNENFVRDDAVGSKRKLSTLNAWLREHSYDPRELWGDIEDIIIKTIISAHSVLRHNYRTCFPQYLCGGTCACFEILGFDILLDHKLKPWLLEVNHSPSFTTDSRLDREVKDALLCDAMNLVNLRGCDKKKVIEEDKRRVKERLFPCHQQPREARREQIESSQAAMQDQERYEDSHLGGYRRIYPGPDSEKYAPFFKHNGSLFQETAASKAREECARQQLEEIRLKQEQQENPGTKKRRENKDQNQGESAGEKSRSRAGTRGLVTSLAYRNRNREKELLPAHLDTMQPQDIVEEEELERMKLLLQRENLIRSLGIVEQLTRMLYPSHRGHRKLHEYRPRFHQDGLGSQELQPVNLVPLVFLRGAASEQVPPHFLQPLRPHELIPRILGPLSSMNPEIAQRSRCHLQPKNFNWIGDPAAIGHCPLSMKKSGKHYFSSSRVRLTGLTLVIDMAETVPALNKG comes from the exons ATGATCCAGG AATCTCAGAGGATGGAGCCCAGTACCTGTAAGACCAGTGAATCTGAGGAAGACTATGTTGAGGAAGAAGAGTCTGAGGAAGAGTGTGTTAGAGAAGAAGCGAccacccccaactcttcccagcaGGCACTTGCAAAGGCTGACTATAAAGAGTTTGAGAATGGGGTTACCTTATCTGTTGTGGCCaagaaaatcccaaagaaaatcCTAAGTGTAACAGACACAGATGATTTGGAagctgggaggagaaagaggaagcgGAAACGGAG ACCCCTGGCCATCAATCTGACCAACTGCAAGTATGAGAGTG tGCGCCGGGCAGCCCAAATGTGTGGCCtgaaggaagtgggggaggatGAAGAGTGGACTGTGTACTGGACAGACTGCTCTGTCTCACTGGAACGAGTCATGGACATGAAGAGGTTTCAG AAAATCAACCACTTCCCTGGCATGACAGAAATCTGCCGCAAAGATCTGCTGGCTCGGAACCTCAATCGCATGCAGAAGCTCTACCCTACCGAGTACAACATCTTCCCACGAACCTGGTGTCTCCCTGCAGA CTATGGGGACTTCCAGGCCTACGGTCGTCAGCGGAAAACCCGCACTTATATCTGCAAGCCAGATAGCGGCTGTCAGGGGCGTGGCATCTTTATCACCAGAACCCCTAAGGAAATCAAGCCAGGAGAGCATATGATCTGCCAGCAGTACATCACCAAG CCCTTCCTCATTGATGGCTTCAAGTTTGACATGCGAATCTATGTTCTGATCACTTCCTGTGACCCTCTCCGGATCTTCATGTATGAGGAAGGCCTGGCCCGTTTTGCCACCATGCCGTATGTGGAACCTAGCCATAACAACCTG GAGGACGTGTGTATGCACCTGACCAACTATGCAATCAATAAACACAATGAGAATTTTGTCCGGGATGATGCTGTGGGCAGTAAGAG GAAGCTGTCGACACTCAATGCCTGGCTGCGAGAGCACAGCTATGACCCCCGAGAGCTGTGGGGGGACATCGAGGACATCATCATCAAAACCATCATCTCAGCCCACTCTGTTCTTCGCCACAACTACCGAACCTGTTTCCCCCAATATCTGTGTGGAGGTACATGTGCCTGCTTTGAGATCCTGGGTTTTGACATCTTACTGGACCACAAGCTCAAACCCTGGCTTCTAGAG GTAAACCACTCCCCAAGCTTCACCACAGACTCTCGCCTGGATCGAGAGGTGAAAGATGCACTTCTCTGTGATGCCATGAACCTTGTCAACCTCCGGGGCTGTGACAAAAAGAAGGTGATCGAAGAGGACAAACGTCGAGTCAAGGAGCGGCTTTTCCCATGCCACCAACAGCCACGAGAGGCCAG GCGAGAACAGATTGAGTCATCCCAGGCTGCCATGCAGGACCAGGAACGATATGAAGATTCCCACCTAGGGGGCTACCGGCGGATCTACCCTGGGCCTGACTCAGAGAAATATGCACCCTTCTTCAAGCACAATGGCTCCCTCTTCCAGGAGACTGCTGCTTCCAAGGCCAGAGAGGAGTGTGCCAG GCAGCAACTGGAAGAGATTCGCCTCAAGCAGGAACAGCAGGAGAACCCAGGCACCAAGAAGCGAAGGGAGAACAAGGACCAGAACCAGGGTGAATCAGCTGGGGAGAAAAGCCGATCCCGAGCAGGAACACGGGGCCTTGTCACCAGCTTGGCTTATAGAAACCGGAACCGGGAGAAAGAG CTGCTACCAGCACACCTGGACACCATGCAGCCTCaggacattgtggaagaggaagagctTGAGCGGATGAAGCTCCTGTTACAAAGAGAGAATCTCATCCGAAGCCTGGGTATTGTAGAGCAGCTCACTCGCATGCTGTACCCCAGCCACCGGGGCCACAGAAAGCTTCATGAGTATCGG CCTAGATTTCACCAGGACGGGCTGGGCAGTCAAGAACTGCAACCTGTGAACTTGGTCCCACTGGTGTTCCTGAGAGGGGCTGCCTCAGAACAGGTCCCTCCTCATTTCCTGCAACCACTTCGGCCCCACGAATTGATCCCCAGGATCTTAGGGCCACTATCAAGCATGAATCCCGAAATTGCACAGCGTTCTCGGTGCCATCTGCAGCCCAAGAACTTCAACTGGATAGGAGATCCAGCAGCCATTGGCCACTGTCCATTGTCAATGAAGAAATCTGGGAAGCACTATTTTTCCAGCTCTAGAGTCAGGCTCACTGGCC TGACCCTGGTGATAGACATGGCAGAAACAGTCCCAGCCCTCAACAAAGGTTAA
- the Gdpgp1 gene encoding GDP-D-glucose phosphorylase 1, whose translation MAVPHDSQETSYLLPPNPEDWEGRDIPDFVYGQKDLVGKGIQWPRNAPSTLDELPRSRFDSALCSAWIQRVELGLFRYRLEDLQTQILPGSVGFVAQLNIERGVQRRRPQNIRSVRQEFDPEQFNFNKIRPGEVLFRLQRERNGPAAPKQEDILVVINVSPLEWGHVLLVPEPARGLPQRLLPGVLRAGLEAVLLSFHPGFRVGFNSLGALASVNHLHLHGYYLAHPLPVEGAPSTPLDPKGCIHLLQSLPAPGFLFYASGPGPDLEALISRVCRATDYLSDHEIAHNLFVTRGAPPGQASSSSGLTGIRVILWARKSSFGIKESGAFNVALCELAGHLPVKTSQDFGSLTEAAAVALIQDCLLPQTQAEEVQAALVALVAQEEL comes from the coding sequence ATGGCTGTTCCACATGATTCACAGGAAACTTCCTATCTGCTCCCTCCAAACCCTGAGGACTGGGAGGGACGAGACATCCCAGACTTTGTTTATGGACAGAAGGACCTCGTAGGGAAGGGAATTCAGTGGCCAAGGAATGCACCCAGCACCCTGGATGAACTGCCACGGTCCCGCTTCGACTCTGCCCTCTGCTCTGCGTGGATACAGCGAGTAGAACTGGGCCTGTTTCGATACCGCCTAGAAGATCTGCAGACCCAAATCCTCCCTGGTTCCGTGGGGTTTGTAGCTCAGCTGAATATAGAGCGAGGAGTACAGAGGAGGCGCCCTCAGAATATCAGAAGTGTAAGGCAGGAGTTTGACCCTGAACAGTTTAACTTCAATAAAATCCGACCTGGAGAAGTCCTTTTCCGTTTGCAACGGGAGCGTAACGGTCCCGCTGCCCCAAAGCAAGAGGACATCCTCGTGGTGATCAACGTCAGCCCCCTGGAGTGGGGCCATGTGCTGCTGGTGCCTGAGCCCGCTCGTGGGCTCCCCCAGCGCCTGCTGCCCGGGGTGCTGCGGGCGGGCCTTGAAGCTGTGCTCCTGAGCTTTCACCCGGGCTTCCGAGTAGGCTTCAACAGCCTGGGGGCTTTGGCCTCTGTGAACCACCTGCACCTGCATGGCTACTACCTGGCCCACCCACTGCCTGTGGAGGGCGCCCCAAGCACACCTCTGGATCCAAAGGGCTGTATACATCTGCTGCAGTCGCTCCCCGCTCCTGGCTTCCTCTTCTACGCCAGTGGGCCAGGGCCTGACTTGGAAGCCTTGATTAGCAGGGTATGCCGGGCCACTGACTATCTGAGTGACCACGAGATTGCACATAACTTATTTGTGACCCGGGGAGCTCCGCCTGGGCAGGCATCCTCTTCCTCAGGCCTGACTGGGATCCGAGTCATTCTGTGGGCCCGGAAGTCCAGCTTCGGAATTAAGGAAAGCGGGGCTTTCAACGTTGCACTCTGTGAGCTGGCTGGCCACCTACCGGTTAAAACATCCCAGGACTTCGGCAGCTTGACAGAGGCAGCTGCGGTGGCCCTCATTCAGGACTGTCTGCTGCCCCAAACTCAGGCAGAGGAGGTGCAGGCAGCGCTGGTGGCCCTGGTGGCCCAGGAAGAGCTGTGA